A region of Halopiger xanaduensis SH-6 DNA encodes the following proteins:
- a CDS encoding HalOD1 output domain-containing protein, whose protein sequence is MSYTHIESENDDIIDHTFDSKTPPSIGVIHVICALENINPMDFPDEVGFRLHDHIDPKALDSIVAHDTAGPIEVHFDIEDYHVSVTESNRIRVVPPGSG, encoded by the coding sequence ATGAGCTACACTCACATCGAATCCGAGAACGACGACATCATTGATCACACGTTCGATAGCAAAACCCCACCGAGTATCGGTGTCATCCATGTTATCTGTGCGCTTGAAAATATCAACCCGATGGACTTCCCTGATGAGGTCGGGTTCCGCTTGCACGATCACATCGACCCCAAAGCACTGGATTCGATTGTAGCACACGATACTGCTGGCCCCATCGAAGTCCACTTCGATATTGAGGACTACCATGTATCCGTGACCGAGTCCAATCGAATCCGAGTCGTCCCACCCGGTAGTGGTTAG
- a CDS encoding DUF7344 domain-containing protein codes for MSNNGAAGANGDSLSLDAILDALSHHHRRTLFRWLRNQPDQRANAEAVLNHLINQEQERMGKAPNPNHIEVTLHHVHAPKLSGLGLVTYDDAAEEYQYHTNDRLEKWLDLIDAEHELEW; via the coding sequence ATGTCCAATAACGGAGCGGCGGGCGCAAACGGGGACTCGCTTTCACTTGACGCGATTCTGGATGCTCTCAGCCATCATCATCGACGCACGTTGTTCCGCTGGTTGCGCAATCAGCCAGACCAGCGTGCTAACGCAGAAGCTGTGCTCAACCATCTCATCAACCAAGAACAGGAACGGATGGGAAAAGCACCCAACCCCAACCATATCGAAGTCACGCTCCATCACGTCCACGCGCCAAAACTCAGTGGCCTAGGGCTCGTCACGTACGACGATGCAGCCGAGGAATATCAATACCACACGAACGACCGACTGGAGAAATGGCTCGACCTTATTGATGCCGAACACGAGTTAGAATGGTAA